Within uncultured Roseibium sp., the genomic segment ACCTCTATGGCGGTATGGACGAGCCGGAACTGAAGATCATCGACGTCTTCATCTGCAAGCTGCGCAAGAAGCTGGCAGCGGCCACCTCCGGCAAGAACTACATCGAAACCGTCTGGGGCCGCGGCTACGTGCTGCGCGAACCGGAAGTCGAACAGGCCGCCTGAGGAATCCTTCGCTTCAGAAGCTTTCGCTCCTTGGCATTCCGTTTCGCCACGAATTCCAAAACCCCGCCTCCATGGCGGGGTTTTTTATTGTCCGGAAACGCGTAAACATCGCCAACTGAAGTCAAGGTTTAGAGCATCGGACGATCACTTTGAACCATCTGACCGGCGCGCTTTTGTCGGTCGACAAGGCGGCTTGCGCGCCGTGGTGTTTTCCGCGAGCCAACCCGCGGTCAGCGGGCAAAAGAGCCCGCGGTCCTGCGGGTGCCTGAAAGCAGCCCATCGGCTGCGTTGCGCCGCGTGCACGATGCTCTAAAAGGTCAAAGGCAGCTGTAAAAAAATGGCGACCCGAAGGCCGCCATTTCAAATTTGACTATCTGAAGTCACCGCTGCTCAACGCTGAAAGCTCGCCGCGGCAAAGGTTCTGGGTGCCGCGCCGGTCGCCGACTTGGCAGCAACATTGCGCTGGAACAATCCACGTTTTCCGGGAACCGGCTTGAAGGAATCGGTTAGACCGACGACCGTTTCCGCTGCGCCGAGAACCAGATACCCGTCTTCGGGAAGGATCTTGGCGATCCGGTCGAGGATTTCCGATTTCGTCTGCTGGTCGAAGTAGATCAGAACATTCCGGCAGAAGACGATATCGAACTCGCCCAGGTGCGAGAAATTGTCCAGAAGGTTGAGCTTCTTCCATTCGACCATGGCACGCAGGCCGGCATTGATTTGCCACATGTCGCCCTTCTGATCGAAATACTTCAAAAGCATCTGGATCGGCAGGCCGCGCTGCACCTCGAACTGGCTGTAAAGACCGGCCTTGGCCTTGTCCAGCACCTCGTTGGAGAGGTCGGTTCCGAGGATCCGCATTCGCCATCCGGCAACCTTGGACTGCGCCTCCTTCAGGCAGATACCCAGGGAATAGGGCTCTTGACCGGTGGAAGCTGCTGCGCACCAGATCTTGATCTGGCGCGTCTTTGCGCGCCGTTCCAGAAGGCCGGGCAGCATCGTGTCGTTGAAGTGATCGAACGGCGTCTTGTCGCGGAAGAAGAAGGACTCGTTGGTCGTCATCGCTTCGATGACGTCCGTCTCAAGCGCCTTGTTCGTGCCTTTCTGCAACACGCCGATCACGGCGCTCAGCGTTTCCAGCTTGGAACTGCGGGCAATCGGCAAAAGACGGCTCTCGACCAGGTACTGCTTGTCGTTCGACAGAACCAGACCGGAGCGTTCTTTCAGGAATTTTTTCAGGAACTCGAACTCGCCCGGTGTCATCTGGTATTCCCTTTGAGTACGCGACTGATTTTCGGCCCGATCTCCGAAAGCGGCAGAACATCGCTGCACATTCCGGTCTGGGCGGCAGCGCCGGGCATGCCCCAGACAACACTGGACGCTTCATCCTGGGTGATGATGCTGCCACCGCCGGCCGCTATCGTCCGCACCCCGTCCGCGCCATCGTGGCCCATGCCTGTCAGGATGAGACCCAGGGTCGCGGAGCCATAGATCTTTGCCACGCTGTCGAACAGGGGATCGACCGCCGGCTTGCAGAAATTGACGGGCGGATTGTCGTTCAGTCGGATCTTGACCGCACCACCATCCTTTTCCAGCACCATGTGCTTGCCGCCTGGAGCGACGTAAATATGACCGGGCTGCAGCACATCGCCGTCCTTGCCCTCCGCCGCCGGGCGCAGAGCGGCCTTGCCGACATGTTCGGCCAGAATCGCGGTAAAGGTCGGCGGCATGTGCTGGGTGATCACCACCGGCACATCCTGGATCGCCGTTCCGATCACCTTCATGACCACCTGCAGAGCCTGCGGACCGCCGGTGGAAGATCCGATAGCCAGAATGCGCGGCTTCGCGGAAGAATAAGGGCGCAACTTGAACGCCGTCGCTGCCGGAGCAACCGGTTTGACTGCGCCGCGAAAAGCCTCACGTGTATCAGGAAGCCGGCTTGCCGGGACCGGTGCCGCGGCGGTGCGTCCGGCCGTCGTTTCGGCCCGCATCCGGTGCGCGGGACCGCGCAGACGTCTGGCGCGAAGTCCGAGCGCCTTGACCTTGTCGATAAGTTCACGACGGAAATCCACCGACGTCGTCACCTCGGAGGTCGACTCCGGTTTCGGCACGTAGTCGGCAGCGCCCAGAGACAGGGCCTTCAAGCTGATTTCGGCGTTCCGGCGGGTCAGTGTCGACGCCATGATGACGACGAGGTCCCGCTTTTTCGCCAGCATCAGCGGCAGGGCGGTCATGCCGTCCATTTCCGGCATCTCGATATCCAGAACCACCACATCCGGGTTGCTCTTCAGGATGTCGTCCACCGCCAGCTTACCGTTCCGCTGGGAGCTGACCACGGTCAGGCCGGGGGCCTCATCCAACCAGCGGGTCAAGAGGCCCCGGATGACCACCGCATCATCGACCACCATCACACGGATGGGATCGCTATCCTGACTTGCCCCCGCAGCGGAGGTCTTTTGCGCAAATGCCATCTACTAAACCCGAACGAACGAAACTGTTAGATGAGGCCAACTTCCTGGAACTTCGCTTCCACGATTTCGCGGTCGAAAGGCTTCATGATGTACTCGTTGGCTCCGGCCCGAATAGCCCGGGCGATATGCGCAACATCGTTTTCAGTTGTACAGAAAACGACGATCGGCTTCTCGCCGCCCTCTTCACCACGCAGGCTCGTCAGGAACTCAAGGCCGTCCATGACGGGCATGTTCCAGTCCAGCAGGATCGCATCCGGCATACTTTTGCGGCATTCGTCCAGCGCCTGCTGGCCATCTTCCGCTTCCGTAATCTGAAAGTTCAGGTCTTCCAGAATTCTGCGGGCGACCTTCCGGATGACGCTTGAATCGTCAACTACAAGGCACTGTTTCATCAGGTTTAACTCCACTTCCGACCAGCCGGCCGATCACAACGTTAGGCAGCAACCATCGGCTGTTCGGTGAACATTGCGCCCAACAACCGATCGACATCCAGAATGACCATGAGCTTGCCTTCAAGCCGATGCACACCACCGGAAATTTCGGCCCAGCGCTTGTCGAGATTTGACGGGTTCGCCTCCGCCGAGGCGACCGGCAGCGTCAGGACTTCGCCGACCGAGTCGATCATCAGTCCGTAGCTTTCGTGCTTGTATTCGATCCCAACGGCCATCATCTGTCCCTCCTTCAAGGGCGGCAGATGCAGCCGGCGGCGCATGTCGATGGCCGTCACGATCCGGCCGCGCAGATTGAGAACACCGGCCACTTCGGGCGCCGAAAGCGGCACACGGGTGACGCTCTCGGGCACGAACACATCATGCACCTGGGAAATTGGCAGGCCGAACAACTGTCCGCCGATAACCACGGTGACATACTGGATCATGTCACTGCCAGTGGTGACTTGTTTTTCCAGCACAGTCATGCTGCTACTCCCATCTCACCGGAAAACACATCTTTCAGGGCCGCGATCAGGCCCGGACGGTCGAATTTCGCGACATAGTCGTCGAAGCCCGCCTGGCGGCCACGCTCGATGGAGGCCGGGGTCACCATGGCCGACAGGGCCAGGACCGGAATGTTCCGGAACCTCGGATCGCGTCGGAGCGCTTCGCAGAACTCGAAGCCGTTGATTTCCGGCATTTCGATATCGCTGACGACCGCATGGAACTTCGCGCCGTTTTCAAGCAGCTCGAAGGCGTGGCTCGCGCTGTCGCAGGTCGTGACATCGTAGCCGGCAGCCTTCAGAACAGGCGTCAGCATGTTCCGGAAGAAAGCCGAGTCGTCGACGAACAGGACCTTCTTGGTCAGGGCCTCGATGTCCATTTCCTTGCGCATGAACCAGTCTTCAAAGGCCTGCGGCAGGTAGTAGCCGAGGTCGATGATTTCCGTCGCGCGCTCCTTGATCACCGCGGAGCCGAGAATACCGGGACGTTCCGACCCGACCTCGATGTTCATGCGATCCTCGACAATGTCGACGATCTCGTCGACGACGAGGCCCATGGACCGGCCGCTGTCGGAGAACACCAGCATCGGCTGGGTGCCTTCCGTCTTGTGCTGGTCGCCGTCGGTAACATAGACGAGCGGCATGAGCGCGCCGCGGTACTGAACCAGATCCCGGCCGTTGGAGCGCTCGATCTTGGAGACCTCGAACTCTTCCAGGCGGGTAACCAGCGAGAGCGGAACCGCCTTGGGTTCCGGCGCGCCAGCACGGAACAGCAGCAGCGAGATCGACGACTGATTGGTGTGCGCCTTCTTCGACAGATCTTCCGCTTCTTCTTCCTCCGCCTGTTCCGAAACAGCACTCGACGCATGGCTTGCCATGGCGCTCGCAACACCGTTCGGATCTATGATCATGATCACCGAACCGTCACCGAGGATGGTGTTGCCGGAGAACATGGTCAGGTTGCGCAGCATCGTGGACATGGGTTTGACCACGATTTCCTCGGTATGGAAGACACCGTCCACCACGACACCGAAGGTCTGGCTGCCGACCTGCATGACCACGATGAAGCCGTTGTCCGCATCGATCGCGTGTTCGACATCCTCGCCTTCATAGATGCCGAGAAGCTGGGACAGATGAACCAGCGGCAGCAGCTTGTTGCGCAAACGCAGAACCGGGGTGTCCTTGATCCGCTCGATCCGGTGTTCGGAATTCGTCTGAACCCGGACCAGTTCCACAACCGAGAGCTGCGGGATCGCGAACCTGTCGCCGCTGGCTTCGACAATCAGGGTCGAAACGATGGCCAGCGTTAGCGGAATCTTGATGGTGAAGGTCGTGCCTTTGCCCGGCGTCGAGCGAAGATCGACCGTGCCACCAATGATTTCGATGTTGTTGCGCACCACATCCATGCCGACGCCGCGGCCGGAAACGCTGGTCACCTCTGCCGCGGTCGAGAACCCGGCCGCAAAGATGAACTTGTGGATCTGCGCGTCCGTCATCTTGTCGAATTCGGCTTCGGTCGCCAGCCCGCGCTCAAGCACCTTGGACTTGATCTTGCTGACGTCCAGGCCTTTACCGTCGTCGCGGACCTCGATGATGATGTGACCGCCTTCATGGTAAGCGGCAAGGGTAATGGTCCCCTTTTCATGCTTACCCGAGGCCTTGCGATCCGCCGGCATTTCAAGGCCGTGGTCGGCCGAATTGCGGACCATATGGGTCAGCGGATCCTTGATCATCTCAAGGACCTGGCGATCCAGTTCGGTATCCGCGCCGATCATTTCGAGTTCGATCGGCTTTTCAAGTTCCTGGGACAGGTCGCGAACGATACGCGGCAGCTTCTGCCACGCGTTGCCGATCGGCTGCATGCGCGTCGCCATGACGCCTTCCTGCAGTTCGGCGGTGACGTTCGAAAGCCGCTGCAGAGGAACCTTGAATTCGCTGTCTTCGTGACGACGGACGATTTCCAGAAGCTGGTTCCGGGTCAACACCAGTTCCGACACCATGGTCATCAGGTGCTCGAGTGTATCGACCGCGACGCGAATAGACTGATTGGAAACGGACGAACCGCCGCCGGATTTCTTGTCGCCGTCCGCCTTGGCCTTGCCCGCAGTCTTTGCGGCAGCCTTTTCCTTGGCCGGAGAAGCCGCAGCAACCGGGGCTGCCTCTTCAACAGCCTCTTCTGCGACCGGGTCCGCGGCTTCCGCCTCGACTTCTGTTTCGCGGAAGGCACGTTCCAATTCGTCGAGAGAAACCTCACCGGGACGCAACGGGCGCTCCAGGGACTGCTCCGGCGTCATATCGCCGGCGGCTTCCTCTTCCGGAGCGTCTGCTTCGGCTTCCGCCTCGCTTTCACCCGTGCTTGCCGTATCCGCATTGGTCGACATGCGTTCCATTTCGGAAATCAGGTCGCTGTCGTCGCCCTGCGGCTCTTCACCTTCTGCGGCTTCGAGATCGGCCAGGATTTCCTTGATCCGGTCAATGGAGGTCAGAATGATCGACACCGCCTCCTGGGTGACGGGAGCCCCGTCACGGAACTTGCCCATCAATGTCTCGGCGGCGTGTGCGATGCCTTCAAGTCGAGGGAGCCCCAGGAAACCGCATGTGCCCTTGATCGTGTGCACAAGGCGGAAGATGTTATCAAGAATTGTCGCGTTGTTTGGCTCTTGCTCGAATTTGACAAGTTCAACGTCGACAACGTCGAGACTTTCATTGGTCTCAGTAATAAATTCCCTGAGGAGGTCGTCCATGGCCTGCTCTCACCCGACTGGTTACTGGTTCCGCGCCTCGATGAGGCGGCTGGACCGTTATGTCCATGTCGAAAGGGTGAGGCGAAACAGTTAAGATACGCTGAAGCGCAAAAAGAGTTTTTCTTTCTACACTCTATATTTTCATTGAGGCAGTAATTTTTACAAGGTCCTCATCTTTGTCGATATCAAGCTTCATTCCGTTTTCCCGGGCAAGCAGAAGCGCGTAAATCGGCTGCACCGAATGGGCATCGATCCGTTCTGGCTCTTCTCCAGACAGCGTTTCCTTCATGCCCAGCGGAATACGCGGATTGAGACCTTTTGCGCTCAGGATGAAAGACGGAGCGGACGGCTCGCCTTCCATCTCGACCTTGATTTCACCGCCGCGCGGCACGCACTGGTTAGCGATCAGGATAAGATTTAGCAGAAGTTTGACAAAATTCTTCGGCATCAGGTGCCGCTGCACTTCCCAGACCAGATCGGATTTCTCGTTTTCCATGAACCCGGTCGCGACAACCTGTGCATCGCCCAGGTCGATCTCCGCCCCGGCCGAACCGGCCGCGCCGAAAGCAAGCCGCGCGAACTGAAGTTTCGCCGACGCCTGGCGAGCGCTTTTCCGGATCAGGTCCATGGCGAACTCGCGCATGTCCTCCGATCCCTCCTCGTCCAGGACCTCCAGTCCGTTGGTGATCGCACCGACCGGGCTGATGATGTCGTGACAGACCCGGCTGGCGACGAGGGCAGCCAGGTCAAGCGAGGAAATTTCTTTGAGTTCGGGCATGGCTATCCAAGGATCTTTGGGCGAACTGATGCCAATTGATTCGTTAACTGTGTTTTCAAGGGATACACACGACAGGCATCAATGCCAAGCCGCAGACAAATTCACCGGCTCGCAACACAGCCAGTTTTCTGTGCATTTGCTTCCGCGTCCTTCAGCAATTGCCCGTCATTGACGAGGAAAAGGAAACGGTTGACCTCCGAATGGAAGAAAATCAGCTTTCTGCCGACGATGGCGAATATGAACGGGTTTCCGGCGGTGGCAAAGCCATTGCTCAGGGCATACGCGCCGCACGCGGCAAACAATGGAGCATAAATTTCAGGGTTTTTCCTGAATGCCGCCAGGTTTCCCTGATTGACGAACACCCACTCGGCGCCTCCCCATTTGTAGGAGAACTTTCGGCTTCCCAGGCGCGGGCGGTGATCGACGAAATAGGAAACCGGGTCGTGACCGCCGATCGCGTATCCCGCGATAGGATCGGGCACGAAAAGCGGTGGACGCGCGACGCCCTGCTCCGTTTCGCCCAAAAATCCGGCCCCAAAGCAAAAAGCTGCGAGACAAAGGAGCGTGAGCCTTACCCTCGTCCTATTTCCACTCCAGTTTTGCATTTGCTCGGACTATGCGTTTGGCTGTCTTTACTGGCGAATCAGTCGCACAGCGCAGACACTATAGCACCGGCAAAGAACGATCCCGGTTTATCGCAGGGCGCACCTGCAGACCCGTCCTGTTCCTCTGAGGAGAAAGCCTTCCATGTCAGCAATGCCTAAAATCAAGATCCTGCAGAGCCTGGCAGCCATCATGGTTTTCGGTGCGGTTCTCGCACTCCCGCGGTTTCCCGTGACCACGGACATCGGCCGGGCGCACGCTCAGCCGCCGGAGCAGACCTACGGGCAGGATCAGGTCCTTGCCACCGGGCACAAGTTCTTCGGATCCGTTTCGGGCGGTCTCGCCTCGGTCGTGGAAAAGGCCTTTTCCAAATACGGTGAACCGAACGGTTACATCCTCGGAGAGGAAGGTGCGGGCGCGATCGTCGCCGGAGCCCGTTATGGCGAAGGCCAGCTTTACACCCGCAACGCGGGCACTCACAAGGTCTTCTGGCAGGGACCGTCCATCGGATGGGACTTTGGCGGTAACGGCGACCGGGTGATGATGCTGATCTACAACCTGCCGACCGTGGATGCGATATACAAACGATACGTCGGCATCAACGGATCCGCCTATCTTGTGGGCGGTGTCGGCATGACCGTTCTTTCCAACAACGAAGTTTTCGTGGTCCCGATCAAGTCCGGGGTCGGCGCCCGTCTGGGCGTGAACATCGGCTATCTGAAATTCACCGATAAGCCCACATGGAACCCGTTCTGACCGGAAGGCGCGAAGCGCATTCCTGCTGATAATGACGCAGGGGATCTAGCGGGCAACGGTGCAAATCGTTGCTCTCCGCCATCGCGTCGGTTATTGATGCACTGTGATTTGAAGTCCTGCAAGTGATCTGGAGCCGGTCGTGATCGAAGCGGCAATGTATGGTGCACTCGGATTTTTTATAGCCACGCTGCTTGGCCTGGCAATCCTGCCTGCTGTCTACAGGCGCGCCGTCCGGCTCACCCAGGAAGCGATGAAAGCCGTCAATCCGTCCACTTACGCGGAAGTCCGCGGTGCCCAGGATTATGAACGCGCCCAGCATGCCCTGGCGGTCCGGAAGGTGGAGCGAGCCCTGGAGAAGGAGCGGGAAAATGCGGTGACCTTCCGCCTGGAAGCCGGCAAGCTGGCCGCCGAGCTGATCAAGGAAAAGTCGAAACACGAAGCCGAACTCAAAGGTCTTCGTCAGGAATTCGAAGACAAAGACAGGAAAGAGACCGAGGGCCGCCAGGCGGAGCTGGAGGCGGAATTGGAATCCTTCCGCCAGAAGCTGCATGAGACCGAGCAGGCTTTGGCGGCCGCCCATGCGGAAGCGGACGTTCTCAAGGCGAAATCAACCGACGACGGCGGATGGTTGCCGGCGGAAGACACGATGGCACTTGCCACGATTACCGGTCTGGAGTCCCAGATTTCCACGCTGAAGGCACGCTTGGCGAAATATGAAGGCGGAGAGATCCCCACGCCCGATCTGCATTTGGAGACCGGCGCGGCCAAACTCCAGAAAATCGTGAAAGATCTGGAAGCGCAGCTGGTAGACGCCGAGACGCAATATATATCAGCGCAAGCGGAAGTCGCTCGCCTGACCGTGCAGATCGAAACCGTCGACCTGCCCCGCGACGACGTCGTGGACCGGCTGGAGCGCGATCTGAAATGGGCTGAAACCGAAAAGGCTCGCCTGACCGCCCTGACCCGGGATCGCGAACGGACGTTGCTCAGGGCTCAGAACCAGATCATGCACCTGCGCCAGGACCTGAACGCAACCCCCGCACTTGCCGGCCTGCGCGAAGAGCTCAAGGAGCTCGGCAAACGGATCGTCGACCGTAACGCCGGTCCGGTATCGGAAAAATCCGGAGCTACGGATAAACAGGCCCCGGCCGCGAAGAACAAGGCAGCCGGTAAACCGGGCAGCCGGAAACACCCCTCTGCAAAAGCGGATCGCACTGACAAGCCTGCAAAAGCCCGGAAGACAGTTTCCGATGACCAACAGATAGCGCCAACTCCGGTCAGTGCCTTAGTCAGCCGCATCGTCAAATCCAGCCAGGCGAATGCGGAAAGTGACGCAACGCCGACCGGCAAGACCGAAGCCAAAAAGAAACCGGACGCCGATTCCAAGGACAAGAATCGGGACGTTGCCTAAGCCTGCGAAATCCGGGCATCGCCACGAGGTCGGCAGCCTATTTTTCGGTTGGATCGCCTACGTTTGCATCACCTTATCCATTGATTGATGTTTTATTGTGGCCAGACGGTCACAATTTCGCCTTAAAAGTTGCCTCTACGGAAATATTATGTTCCATAGGCATATATTTATTGCTTTTATCGGCATGTCGGTTTCGCGAAAAAAACATTTCAAGAAAAAGAACACGCGCAAGTCGGCAATGAGGGGCCAATGACAGACGCGAAACAATGACCTTTTTTCCCGGATTCCAGTTCCGCCTGATTCTGTTGTCTCTTGGCGGGTTCACGATGCTTGGCACGGCATTCTCAATTCCTTCCGCCGCCGATCAGGCGCGGCCGGCCATCCATCATGGATTGCGCGCCGACGCTTTGGCTCGCCTTGAAAACTATGTTTCCGACCTCGATCGCCGGGAAACTGCCCCGATTGTTCTGGCCGCCGACGACACCCTTCTCGAAGAGTCCGGCGATACGCTTTTGAACAGCCCGGATGACACGGCTGCCTCGGATTCGGACAATCTGCTGCCCGGTGACGACAGCGGCGATCTCCTTGCGGCGCCTGCGGAAAGCGGCGACGATCTGCTCACCTCCGATGACAGCGGCGGCGACGATCTCCTCTCGGGCGGAAACGAAAGCGGTGACGATCTTTTGAATGCTGACGGCGGAGGGGACGACCTTCTCCAGCCGAGCGACGAGGACAATCTGCTTTTGCCCGGCGGCGGGCTGGAAACAGCGGAAGAGAACAAGAAAAAAGAACCGGCAATCAGGCAGCAAGCTGCCAACGAAGCACACGAAAATCTGTTTATCGAAAGCAAGTATCCCTCGGCCAACACCTGCGCCACCTGCCATCCGCGCCAGTACGAACAATGGTCGGCCTCTCAACATGCCTACGCCCAGCTGAGCCCGGTCTACATGGCTATGCAGACGGCCATCAACATCAAGACCAGCGCGACCAACGGCGACTTCTGCATCCGTTGCCACAACCCGGTGGGCATGAACCTGGGCGAATCCCTCTACGTGACCAACCTGGACCGGCCACCCACCTCGCGCGAGGGGATTACCTGCGTGGCCTGCCACCGGGTCAACAAGAACTACGGCAAAATCAGCGGCCGTTTCGCCCTGGAGCAAGGCGATATTTTCTCCTCGGTCTATGGCCCGAGCGGTAACCAGGAACTCTCCCGGGTTTTGAACCATCCGGAAGAATACCGCGTCTCGAAATCGAAAGACGATCCCGGCCGCAGCATCCATACCCAGGCCAAAAGGTTCTTCACTCTGACAAAACCGAGCTTCTGCGGAACCTGTCACGACGTGACCCTTTTGAACGGGTTCCGCCTCGAGGAAGCTTTTGCCGAATACAAGCAAACGCCGGCGGCCAAGCGCGGCGAGACCTGCCAGGATTGCCACATGGGCAAGATCCAGGGCGTGGCTTCCGGCTACGACTACGGCCCGGCTGCTGTCGTCGGCGATGTGCCCACCAAGAACCGCAAGCTGACCAACCACGCCTTCGCAGGACCGGATTACTCCATCATCCATCCGGGCATTTTCCCGCACAACGTCGAGGCGGCCGAGTTCAAGACGCTGCGTGAATGGCTGCAGTTCAGGTACTGGGAAGGCTGGGGAACGGACAAGTTCGAGGACGCTGTTTCCGACAGTTACAAGTTCCCGAAAGCCTGGCAGTCCGTCGACGACCGCTATGACGCGCGTGCCATTCTGAAGGTTCAGTTCGAACGGCTCGGGAAGATGCGCGCGCTCCGCGAACAGGTCCTGCGAAACGGCTTCAAGCTGAGCGACATCAGCATCCTCCGGAGCGACCGGAACGGTCTCAAGTTCTCCGTGGATGTGCGCAACGGAACCGATGGCCATGCGGTCCCGACCGGCTTCGATGCGGAACGGCTGATCTTCCTCAAGGTGGAGGTCAGGGACCGGCATGGCAAGATCGTCTACGTCTCCGGCGATCGGGATCCGAACGGCGATGTTCGCGATTCCCACTCCCTTTACGTCCACAATGGCGAGTTGCCGCTCGACAAGGACCTCTTCAGCCTCCAGTCCAAGTTCCTGGTCCGTATGCTGCGCGGCGGCGAACGCGAACAGGTGCTTGCCATCAACACCTCGACCGATGTTCTGCCCTTCGTCCGTCCCGAAACCCGCGCGACGACGATCTACGGACGTCCACGCGGCGCCCGCAAACACAAGCAGACCATCGAGCCGAACGCCAGCCGGACCGCCACCTACAATATTCCGCCTGACAGGCTGAAACCCGGGGAAACCTATTCGATTTCGGTCAGCCTGATTTCCCAGATGGTGCCGG encodes:
- a CDS encoding protein-glutamate O-methyltransferase CheR; the encoded protein is MTPGEFEFLKKFLKERSGLVLSNDKQYLVESRLLPIARSSKLETLSAVIGVLQKGTNKALETDVIEAMTTNESFFFRDKTPFDHFNDTMLPGLLERRAKTRQIKIWCAAASTGQEPYSLGICLKEAQSKVAGWRMRILGTDLSNEVLDKAKAGLYSQFEVQRGLPIQMLLKYFDQKGDMWQINAGLRAMVEWKKLNLLDNFSHLGEFDIVFCRNVLIYFDQQTKSEILDRIAKILPEDGYLVLGAAETVVGLTDSFKPVPGKRGLFQRNVAAKSATGAAPRTFAAASFQR
- a CDS encoding chemotaxis response regulator protein-glutamate methylesterase, translating into MAFAQKTSAAGASQDSDPIRVMVVDDAVVIRGLLTRWLDEAPGLTVVSSQRNGKLAVDDILKSNPDVVVLDIEMPEMDGMTALPLMLAKKRDLVVIMASTLTRRNAEISLKALSLGAADYVPKPESTSEVTTSVDFRRELIDKVKALGLRARRLRGPAHRMRAETTAGRTAAAPVPASRLPDTREAFRGAVKPVAPAATAFKLRPYSSAKPRILAIGSSTGGPQALQVVMKVIGTAIQDVPVVITQHMPPTFTAILAEHVGKAALRPAAEGKDGDVLQPGHIYVAPGGKHMVLEKDGGAVKIRLNDNPPVNFCKPAVDPLFDSVAKIYGSATLGLILTGMGHDGADGVRTIAAGGGSIITQDEASSVVWGMPGAAAQTGMCSDVLPLSEIGPKISRVLKGNTR
- a CDS encoding DUF1134 domain-containing protein, coding for MSAMPKIKILQSLAAIMVFGAVLALPRFPVTTDIGRAHAQPPEQTYGQDQVLATGHKFFGSVSGGLASVVEKAFSKYGEPNGYILGEEGAGAIVAGARYGEGQLYTRNAGTHKVFWQGPSIGWDFGGNGDRVMMLIYNLPTVDAIYKRYVGINGSAYLVGGVGMTVLSNNEVFVVPIKSGVGARLGVNIGYLKFTDKPTWNPF
- a CDS encoding chemotaxis protein CheW, encoding MDDLLREFITETNESLDVVDVELVKFEQEPNNATILDNIFRLVHTIKGTCGFLGLPRLEGIAHAAETLMGKFRDGAPVTQEAVSIILTSIDRIKEILADLEAAEGEEPQGDDSDLISEMERMSTNADTASTGESEAEAEADAPEEEAAGDMTPEQSLERPLRPGEVSLDELERAFRETEVEAEAADPVAEEAVEEAAPVAAASPAKEKAAAKTAGKAKADGDKKSGGGSSVSNQSIRVAVDTLEHLMTMVSELVLTRNQLLEIVRRHEDSEFKVPLQRLSNVTAELQEGVMATRMQPIGNAWQKLPRIVRDLSQELEKPIELEMIGADTELDRQVLEMIKDPLTHMVRNSADHGLEMPADRKASGKHEKGTITLAAYHEGGHIIIEVRDDGKGLDVSKIKSKVLERGLATEAEFDKMTDAQIHKFIFAAGFSTAAEVTSVSGRGVGMDVVRNNIEIIGGTVDLRSTPGKGTTFTIKIPLTLAIVSTLIVEASGDRFAIPQLSVVELVRVQTNSEHRIERIKDTPVLRLRNKLLPLVHLSQLLGIYEGEDVEHAIDADNGFIVVMQVGSQTFGVVVDGVFHTEEIVVKPMSTMLRNLTMFSGNTILGDGSVIMIIDPNGVASAMASHASSAVSEQAEEEEAEDLSKKAHTNQSSISLLLFRAGAPEPKAVPLSLVTRLEEFEVSKIERSNGRDLVQYRGALMPLVYVTDGDQHKTEGTQPMLVFSDSGRSMGLVVDEIVDIVEDRMNIEVGSERPGILGSAVIKERATEIIDLGYYLPQAFEDWFMRKEMDIEALTKKVLFVDDSAFFRNMLTPVLKAAGYDVTTCDSASHAFELLENGAKFHAVVSDIEMPEINGFEFCEALRRDPRFRNIPVLALSAMVTPASIERGRQAGFDDYVAKFDRPGLIAALKDVFSGEMGVAA
- a CDS encoding response regulator; the protein is MKQCLVVDDSSVIRKVARRILEDLNFQITEAEDGQQALDECRKSMPDAILLDWNMPVMDGLEFLTSLRGEEGGEKPIVVFCTTENDVAHIARAIRAGANEYIMKPFDREIVEAKFQEVGLI
- a CDS encoding histidine phosphotransferase family protein, with amino-acid sequence MPELKEISSLDLAALVASRVCHDIISPVGAITNGLEVLDEEGSEDMREFAMDLIRKSARQASAKLQFARLAFGAAGSAGAEIDLGDAQVVATGFMENEKSDLVWEVQRHLMPKNFVKLLLNLILIANQCVPRGGEIKVEMEGEPSAPSFILSAKGLNPRIPLGMKETLSGEEPERIDAHSVQPIYALLLARENGMKLDIDKDEDLVKITASMKI
- a CDS encoding multiheme c-type cytochrome; translation: MTFFPGFQFRLILLSLGGFTMLGTAFSIPSAADQARPAIHHGLRADALARLENYVSDLDRRETAPIVLAADDTLLEESGDTLLNSPDDTAASDSDNLLPGDDSGDLLAAPAESGDDLLTSDDSGGDDLLSGGNESGDDLLNADGGGDDLLQPSDEDNLLLPGGGLETAEENKKKEPAIRQQAANEAHENLFIESKYPSANTCATCHPRQYEQWSASQHAYAQLSPVYMAMQTAINIKTSATNGDFCIRCHNPVGMNLGESLYVTNLDRPPTSREGITCVACHRVNKNYGKISGRFALEQGDIFSSVYGPSGNQELSRVLNHPEEYRVSKSKDDPGRSIHTQAKRFFTLTKPSFCGTCHDVTLLNGFRLEEAFAEYKQTPAAKRGETCQDCHMGKIQGVASGYDYGPAAVVGDVPTKNRKLTNHAFAGPDYSIIHPGIFPHNVEAAEFKTLREWLQFRYWEGWGTDKFEDAVSDSYKFPKAWQSVDDRYDARAILKVQFERLGKMRALREQVLRNGFKLSDISILRSDRNGLKFSVDVRNGTDGHAVPTGFDAERLIFLKVEVRDRHGKIVYVSGDRDPNGDVRDSHSLYVHNGELPLDKDLFSLQSKFLVRMLRGGEREQVLAINTSTDVLPFVRPETRATTIYGRPRGARKHKQTIEPNASRTATYNIPPDRLKPGETYSISVSLISQMVPVNLIAAIQGAGFDYGMSPAQIARQIVRGSSVLWTRRSKVRID
- a CDS encoding YHS domain-containing (seleno)protein codes for the protein MGETEQGVARPPLFVPDPIAGYAIGGHDPVSYFVDHRPRLGSRKFSYKWGGAEWVFVNQGNLAAFRKNPEIYAPLFAACGAYALSNGFATAGNPFIFAIVGRKLIFFHSEVNRFLFLVNDGQLLKDAEANAQKTGCVASR
- a CDS encoding chemotaxis protein CheW, whose translation is MTVLEKQVTTGSDMIQYVTVVIGGQLFGLPISQVHDVFVPESVTRVPLSAPEVAGVLNLRGRIVTAIDMRRRLHLPPLKEGQMMAVGIEYKHESYGLMIDSVGEVLTLPVASAEANPSNLDKRWAEISGGVHRLEGKLMVILDVDRLLGAMFTEQPMVAA